A single region of the Mustela lutreola isolate mMusLut2 chromosome 2, mMusLut2.pri, whole genome shotgun sequence genome encodes:
- the LOC131825752 gene encoding olfactory receptor 10H2-like, whose protein sequence is MAATRGLNHSSVSEFILVGFSTFPPHLLPIFFLLFLLMYLFTLLGNLLIMATVWSERSLHTPMYLFLCALSISEILYTLAITPRLLADLLSTHRTIAFAACASQMFFSFTFGFTHSFLLTVMGYDRYVAICHPLRYNVLMSPRGCACLVAWSWAGGSVIGLVVATAVFHLTFCGPNEIHHFLCHVPPLLKLACGTDVPIVALGVGLVCITNLLGCFLLILLSYTLIVAAILKIPSAEGRHKAFSTCASHLIVVIVHYGFASIIYLKPKGLHSQESSTLMAITYTVLTPFLSPIIFSLRNKELKTAMKKTFLSKLYPSNI, encoded by the coding sequence ATGGCTGCCACTCGGGGTCTAAATCACAGCTCCGTGTCTGAATTCATCCTCGTGGGCTTCTCCACCTTCCCACCTCATCTCCTGCCCATCTTCTTTCTGCTGTTCCTGCTCATGTACCTGTTCACACTGCTGGGGAACCTGCTCATCATGGCCACTGTCTGGAGTGAACGCAGCCTGCACACACCTATGTACCTCTTTCTGTGTGCACTGTCCATCTCTGAGATCCTCTACACCTTGGCCATCACCCCGCGCCTGCTGGCCGACCTGCTCTCCACCCATCGCACCATCGCCTTTGCAGCCTGTGCCAGCCAGATGTTCTTCTCCTTCACATTCGGCTTCACCCACTCCTTCCTGCTCACCGTCATGGGCTATGACCGCTACGTGGCCATCTGCCACCCATTGCGGTACAACGTGCTTATGAGCCCTCGTGGTTGCGCCTGCCTGGTGGCCTGGTCCTGGGCTGGTGGTTCAGTCATAGGGCTGGTGGTTGCCACTGCCGTTTTCCACCTCACCTTCTGTGGACCCAATGAGATCCACCATTTTTTATGTCATGTGCCCCCTCTCTTGAAGTTAGCCTGTGGAACAGATGTACCAATAGTGGCCCTAGGTGTGGGGCTGGTGTGCATCACCAACTTGTTGGGCTGttttctcctcatcctcctctCCTACACCTTAATTGTGGCCGCCATCTTGAAGATCCCCTCTGCTGAGGGCAGGCACAAAGCCTTCTCCACCTGTGCTTCCCACCTTATTGTGGTCATTGTTCACTATGGCTTTGCCTCAATTATCTACCTCAAGCCCAAAGGTCTTCACTCCCAGGAAAGCAGTACCCTTATGGCCATCACCTATACAGTCCTCACACCCTTCCTCAGTCCCATCATCTTCAGTCTCAGGAACAAGGAGCTGAAGACTGCCATGAAGAAGACCTTCCTCAGCAAACTTTATCCCTCCAACATTTAA